Proteins from a single region of Sediminitomix flava:
- a CDS encoding OmpA family protein: protein MKPQLPKLILFLCLLVFAIPYSIAQKVQWASEVVGVSTEYKLKGKINTQYKATQALGEPNKLPAIGNSSCAWSPASPSSSFPEWIHVRFAEAQAVKQVLVAETYNPGAVSKIMFIDEGNGYHVVYTKDEFKNSKTKGGLYSYMLPELTDYKVKEVKVLLSTSKVKGFNHIDAIGISDSEVKPKIVVYEGKELMEFKVEKVKGALNTSFDEINPVISPDGNRLYFVRRGHPKNYGDKKMDDIWYVDRKGNYWGTPKLLSPPINNTGNNYVCAIDLNGNMLLGNVYLENGEMAKGLSIANENSDRLPVPLEIPDFQNNSNIGDFYLATNNRVMIMSIQQTDYSFGERDLYVSFRGEGGKWSAPLNLGSSINTASHEMTPFLAPDGETLYFSSTGYSGYGQADIYMSKRLDETWENWSKPVNLGKKVNNEGSQVSFCMDAKGKQGFYVSLDTEGKGADIYTFNVPKNLAPKKVVEVRGRIYDAETNENIFAQVMYQNREGKTEGFFTPNLKTGEFKVILPASQSFTFKSDVKGYYLSEQKVELSGESSYAQIDLVLHPLKIGQRINLKDLIFVQSKAEVMYESVTELQRLLAVLEGNPTLKILLEGHTDLDGDPEINLALSEQRVQTVKKYLKDNGIEENRIQTQAFGSTKPLTQKRDYKSKKMNRRVEFKVLEI, encoded by the coding sequence ATGAAACCACAATTACCTAAACTTATTCTTTTTCTCTGTTTATTAGTTTTCGCTATACCATATTCTATTGCTCAAAAAGTTCAGTGGGCTAGTGAAGTGGTAGGCGTTTCTACTGAGTATAAATTAAAAGGAAAGATTAATACCCAATATAAAGCAACACAAGCTTTAGGCGAACCTAATAAATTACCTGCAATAGGAAATTCTAGTTGCGCTTGGTCGCCAGCTTCTCCTTCTTCAAGTTTTCCCGAATGGATTCATGTACGTTTTGCTGAAGCGCAAGCAGTAAAACAAGTATTGGTTGCAGAAACGTATAACCCAGGAGCTGTATCTAAAATCATGTTTATCGATGAAGGGAATGGATATCATGTTGTTTATACAAAAGACGAGTTCAAAAATTCAAAAACAAAAGGAGGATTATATTCTTATATGTTGCCCGAACTCACCGATTATAAAGTAAAAGAAGTGAAGGTTCTCCTGTCAACTTCAAAGGTGAAAGGTTTTAATCATATTGATGCCATAGGAATTTCTGATAGTGAGGTGAAGCCTAAAATTGTTGTTTATGAGGGGAAAGAGTTGATGGAGTTTAAGGTAGAGAAAGTAAAGGGCGCTTTAAATACATCATTCGATGAAATCAACCCAGTCATTAGTCCTGACGGGAATAGATTGTACTTTGTACGAAGAGGTCATCCTAAAAATTATGGTGACAAAAAAATGGATGATATTTGGTATGTTGACCGAAAAGGAAACTATTGGGGTACACCTAAATTATTAAGTCCTCCGATTAATAATACAGGGAATAATTATGTCTGTGCAATTGATCTCAATGGGAATATGCTATTGGGTAATGTGTATTTAGAGAATGGAGAAATGGCGAAAGGACTTTCTATAGCAAATGAAAACTCAGATCGATTACCTGTTCCTCTTGAAATTCCAGATTTTCAGAATAATTCAAATATTGGAGACTTCTATTTAGCAACGAATAATCGGGTGATGATTATGTCTATTCAACAAACAGATTATTCGTTTGGCGAAAGAGATCTTTATGTGAGTTTTAGAGGTGAAGGTGGAAAGTGGTCAGCTCCTTTAAATCTTGGCAGTTCGATCAATACAGCATCTCATGAAATGACACCTTTCTTGGCCCCTGATGGAGAAACACTATACTTTTCTTCTACAGGTTATAGCGGCTACGGACAGGCTGATATTTATATGAGTAAGCGTTTGGATGAGACATGGGAGAATTGGTCTAAACCAGTGAATTTAGGAAAGAAAGTCAATAATGAAGGTTCTCAGGTTTCATTCTGTATGGATGCGAAAGGGAAACAAGGCTTTTATGTGAGCTTAGATACAGAAGGGAAAGGAGCTGATATCTATACGTTTAATGTACCTAAAAATTTAGCCCCAAAGAAAGTAGTAGAAGTGCGTGGAAGAATTTATGATGCAGAAACAAATGAAAATATCTTTGCTCAAGTCATGTATCAGAACCGTGAAGGTAAGACAGAGGGTTTTTTCACTCCTAATCTGAAAACGGGAGAGTTTAAGGTGATTTTACCTGCTTCTCAAAGTTTTACTTTCAAGTCTGATGTGAAAGGATATTACCTTTCTGAGCAAAAAGTGGAGCTTTCTGGTGAGAGTTCGTATGCTCAGATTGACCTTGTGTTGCACCCACTGAAAATTGGACAACGAATTAATTTAAAGGATTTGATTTTTGTGCAAAGTAAAGCGGAGGTAATGTATGAGTCAGTGACGGAATTACAACGATTGTTGGCTGTTCTAGAAGGAAATCCGACCTTGAAAATCTTATTGGAAGGACATACGGATTTAGATGGTGATCCTGAAATTAATTTAGCGCTTTCGGAACAAAGAGTTCAGACGGTGAAGAAATACCTTAAAGATAATGGTATTGAAGAGAATCGTATTCAGACACAGGCTTTTGGAAGTACAAAGCCACTTACCCAAAAACGAGATTATAAGTCAAAAAAGATGAATAGAAGGGTTGAATTTAAGGTTTTAGAGATTTAA
- a CDS encoding lamin tail domain-containing protein, whose product MTPKIILQAKTLFLSLLFFISLQNISAQVGWVNEIHYDNNGSDSNENIEIAVLTSSISDYNLLNLHLINGADNQIYASVDIGVNYSSISTNGAYTILTWEKSGIQNGSPDGVLLTYNDILLDFISYEGSLNNISVAGFTDISSTDIGVEESNTTPSNYSLQRTGIGTDATWTTPSAASLGTENSAVGQNLNATPRIQEYSPNETAIYYQAETEITLTFYNEVTLTDGWFELLGSSQGTILCEASTSDQKSFTLSPQESFDYGQSITVNLYANKIANADNPTQFMDEDISFSFDITPKVLINEILADPHNSLSFGDSNIDGIRDAYDDEFIEFVNPTPIDLDISNWTVTDAELERHVFEDGTTLKAGEAIIVFGGGNPNANFGCAQYVISSNGFLGLNNTGDIISIKDENGNLIDQVTYGSDANSDQSITRQRDALGKTFSTHLSISEDYFSPGVQTDLTPFADNNCPSISFTADTFEVTESNSELFETNNIVKVKRDGDLSGALTIEIHDLESGDATGGNNPDLGIDYDNSEFPIEIIFSNGEGGEKAINIPIHGDTELESNETIHLSIQIKEAETLPYISPVETVSLSIIDDENITLPIQLISFKGEIENYNLSLNWATVSEVNIKSFDIETSENGINWMSIDRVNANGFEAAIQKYQWRKNVFPSNPKYARLKIKESDHQYSYTDILPLTNTQKANILVYPSQIESGQLIHIQSPSVALQETEIYNLFGQLIYYRKFTENIFKIHLDIPLQNGFYLIHTIDQLGKRHIQKIIVE is encoded by the coding sequence TTGACTCCAAAAATTATACTTCAAGCCAAAACGCTATTCTTAAGCCTTTTATTCTTCATCTCATTACAGAATATTTCAGCTCAAGTGGGATGGGTTAATGAAATTCATTACGACAACAATGGTAGCGATAGTAACGAAAACATTGAAATAGCCGTACTTACAAGCTCTATTTCAGACTATAACCTTCTCAATCTACACCTAATAAATGGAGCAGATAATCAGATTTATGCTTCTGTAGACATAGGAGTCAATTATAGTTCAATCTCTACAAATGGAGCGTACACTATTCTGACTTGGGAAAAATCTGGTATCCAAAATGGTAGCCCCGATGGTGTATTGCTCACCTACAATGATATTCTTCTAGACTTTATCAGCTACGAAGGGAGTTTGAACAACATTTCTGTAGCGGGATTCACTGATATTTCATCTACTGATATAGGAGTCGAGGAATCCAATACAACTCCCTCCAATTACTCACTCCAAAGAACAGGGATTGGAACTGATGCCACATGGACCACTCCTTCAGCTGCTTCTTTAGGAACTGAAAATAGCGCAGTCGGGCAAAACCTTAATGCGACTCCTAGAATACAAGAGTACAGCCCAAATGAAACAGCTATTTATTACCAAGCTGAAACTGAAATCACACTCACATTCTACAATGAAGTAACACTTACGGATGGTTGGTTTGAGCTTCTAGGAAGTAGCCAAGGAACAATTCTATGTGAAGCTTCTACCTCTGATCAAAAAAGCTTTACACTCAGCCCTCAAGAAAGTTTTGATTATGGACAATCCATTACAGTAAACTTATATGCAAATAAAATTGCGAATGCTGATAACCCAACTCAGTTTATGGATGAGGATATTTCTTTTTCTTTTGATATCACTCCCAAAGTTCTTATCAATGAAATATTAGCCGATCCTCACAACTCTCTTTCCTTTGGAGATAGCAATATAGATGGCATTCGAGATGCTTATGATGATGAGTTTATCGAATTTGTTAACCCCACTCCTATTGATCTTGATATTTCTAATTGGACAGTTACAGATGCTGAACTTGAGAGGCATGTTTTTGAAGATGGAACCACCTTAAAGGCAGGAGAAGCAATTATTGTTTTTGGAGGGGGAAACCCAAATGCAAATTTTGGTTGTGCTCAATATGTAATTTCATCAAATGGCTTTTTAGGCTTGAACAATACCGGTGATATCATTAGTATCAAAGATGAAAATGGGAATTTAATTGATCAAGTCACTTACGGAAGTGATGCGAACTCAGATCAATCCATCACAAGACAAAGAGATGCACTCGGAAAGACTTTTTCAACACATTTATCCATTAGTGAAGACTACTTTTCTCCTGGCGTTCAAACGGATCTCACTCCTTTTGCAGATAATAATTGTCCATCTATTTCATTTACAGCTGATACTTTTGAAGTTACAGAATCGAACTCTGAGTTATTTGAAACTAACAATATCGTAAAAGTGAAAAGAGATGGAGACCTTTCTGGCGCTCTAACAATTGAAATACATGACTTAGAAAGCGGTGACGCCACTGGAGGAAATAATCCTGATTTAGGGATTGATTATGACAATAGCGAATTCCCAATAGAAATAATTTTCTCGAATGGTGAAGGAGGTGAAAAAGCAATCAATATCCCAATTCATGGAGATACTGAACTTGAAAGCAATGAAACCATCCATCTTTCAATTCAAATAAAAGAAGCTGAAACACTCCCATATATTTCTCCTGTTGAGACTGTATCACTCTCTATCATTGATGATGAAAATATCACACTTCCTATTCAATTGATTTCCTTTAAGGGAGAAATAGAGAACTACAATTTGTCTTTGAATTGGGCGACAGTCTCTGAAGTAAATATCAAATCCTTTGATATTGAGACTTCGGAAAACGGAATAAATTGGATGTCAATAGACAGAGTAAATGCAAATGGTTTTGAAGCTGCTATTCAAAAATACCAATGGAGAAAAAACGTATTTCCTAGTAACCCCAAATATGCTAGACTCAAGATTAAAGAATCCGATCATCAATATTCCTACACAGATATTCTTCCACTTACCAACACTCAAAAGGCTAATATTTTAGTTTACCCATCACAGATAGAAAGTGGCCAGCTCATTCATATTCAAAGTCCCTCTGTAGCACTTCAAGAAACTGAGATTTACAACTTATTTGGTCAACTCATTTACTACAGAAAATTTACTGAGAACATTTTTAAAATACATCTTGATATTCCTTTACAAAATGGCTTTTACCTTATTCATACTATCGATCAGCTTGGAAAAAGGCATATCCAAAAGATTATAGTAGAATAA
- the gyrB gene encoding DNA topoisomerase (ATP-hydrolyzing) subunit B codes for MAENKEYSAGNIQVLEGLEAVRKRPAMYIGDVGVKGLHHLIWEVVDNSIDEALAGYCKNIEVTIHEDNSISVTDDGRGIPTDMHPKEKRSALEVVLTVLHAGGKFDKDTYKVSGGLHGVGVSCVNALSKDLKVTVHRNGELWQQEYKIGKPQYPAKVIGDTDIHGTTVHFWPDTDIFTASVYNYETVATRLRELAYLNAGIRIKLKDLREMDEEGNPISDEFYSEGGLREFVAYLDSTRHKLIPEPIYMEGEKSGIQVQVAMLYNDSYSEHVYSYVNNINTYEGGTHVSGFRRALTRTLKSYADRSGMLEKAKVDISGDDFREGLTAIVSVKVPEPQFEGQTKTKLGNSEATGAVDSSMSETLATFLEEHPKEAKQIISKVVLAAQARHAARKAREMVQRKNVLTTTSLPGKLADCSEKDPAQCEVYLVEGDSAGGSAKQGRDRNFQAILPLKGKILNVEKAQEHKIYDNEEIKNIITALGVSFGTEEDEKALNLEKLRYHKIIIMTDADVDGSHIRTLILTFFFRYMKSLIEKGYVYIAQPPFYLVKKGKQERYCWTEEDRINAIAEFGGEEGKVNVQRYKGLGEMNPEQLWSTTMDPEFRRLNKVEIESAAEADHLFSMLMGDEVGPRREFIEKNSKYANVDA; via the coding sequence ATGGCAGAGAATAAAGAATATTCAGCAGGCAATATTCAGGTACTGGAAGGTCTTGAAGCAGTTCGAAAGCGTCCAGCCATGTATATTGGTGATGTTGGAGTTAAAGGTTTACACCATCTGATTTGGGAGGTTGTCGATAACTCTATTGACGAAGCTCTTGCAGGTTACTGTAAGAACATTGAAGTGACAATTCATGAGGATAACTCGATTTCCGTAACAGATGACGGTCGTGGTATCCCTACAGATATGCACCCTAAAGAAAAAAGATCTGCTTTGGAGGTCGTTTTGACGGTACTTCACGCAGGGGGTAAATTCGATAAAGATACTTATAAAGTATCAGGTGGTTTGCACGGTGTGGGTGTATCTTGTGTGAATGCCTTATCTAAAGATTTGAAAGTTACAGTACACCGTAATGGTGAACTTTGGCAACAAGAATATAAAATCGGTAAACCGCAATATCCTGCTAAGGTAATCGGTGACACTGATATTCACGGTACAACGGTTCATTTCTGGCCTGATACTGATATTTTCACGGCAAGTGTATACAACTACGAAACTGTAGCAACACGTCTTCGTGAGTTGGCATACTTGAATGCAGGTATCAGAATCAAGTTGAAAGACCTTCGTGAAATGGATGAAGAAGGAAATCCAATTTCGGATGAATTCTACTCTGAAGGTGGTTTGAGAGAGTTTGTAGCTTATTTGGACTCTACTCGTCACAAACTGATTCCTGAGCCAATCTATATGGAAGGTGAGAAATCTGGTATCCAAGTTCAAGTTGCGATGTTGTACAATGACTCATACTCTGAGCATGTTTACTCATATGTAAACAACATCAACACTTATGAAGGTGGTACACACGTTTCTGGTTTCCGTAGAGCTTTGACACGTACGTTGAAGTCTTATGCAGATCGTTCGGGTATGCTTGAAAAAGCAAAAGTGGACATTTCTGGAGATGACTTCCGTGAAGGTTTGACAGCAATTGTTTCTGTGAAAGTACCAGAACCGCAATTTGAAGGTCAGACAAAAACAAAATTGGGTAACTCTGAAGCAACAGGAGCTGTAGATTCATCAATGTCTGAGACACTTGCTACGTTCTTGGAAGAGCATCCAAAAGAAGCGAAGCAAATCATTTCTAAAGTAGTTTTGGCTGCGCAAGCACGTCATGCAGCTCGTAAAGCGAGAGAAATGGTTCAGCGTAAAAACGTCTTAACTACGACTAGTTTGCCAGGTAAATTGGCTGACTGTTCTGAAAAAGACCCTGCTCAATGTGAAGTATACCTAGTGGAGGGTGACTCTGCGGGTGGTTCGGCAAAACAAGGTCGTGACCGTAACTTCCAAGCGATCTTGCCATTGAAGGGTAAAATCTTGAATGTTGAGAAAGCACAAGAGCATAAAATTTACGATAACGAGGAAATCAAGAATATTATCACTGCTCTTGGTGTATCTTTCGGTACAGAAGAGGATGAAAAAGCCTTAAACCTTGAAAAACTTCGTTACCACAAGATCATAATCATGACCGATGCCGATGTGGATGGTAGCCACATTCGTACATTGATCTTGACATTCTTCTTCCGTTATATGAAGTCGTTGATCGAAAAAGGTTATGTATATATCGCTCAGCCTCCTTTCTATTTAGTGAAGAAAGGTAAGCAAGAACGCTATTGCTGGACTGAAGAAGATCGTATCAATGCAATTGCAGAGTTTGGTGGAGAAGAAGGAAAAGTAAACGTACAACGATACAAAGGTCTTGGAGAAATGAACCCTGAGCAGCTTTGGAGTACGACAATGGATCCTGAGTTCCGTCGTCTAAACAAAGTAGAGATTGAGTCAGCAGCAGAAGCTGATCACTTGTTCTCTATGCTAATGGGAGATGAAGTAGGACCTCGTCGTGAATTCATCGAGAAAAACTCTAAATACGCTAATGTTGATGCTTAA
- a CDS encoding efflux RND transporter permease subunit gives MWTKFTRVVLRNRLFIIISLLLFTVFMGWQGRKAEMSYEFLRIIPDTDPEMVYYNQFLETFGEDANALILGFEDDKIFEFENYKAFEGFTKKVEGISGVNSVISVANLPQLVVNRDEKKFELKPVFDKSPQSQAELDSLRGLFSQQKFYENKVFNAETGASLVVIAFESDYLNSEKRFPMMDEIFQECDRFEEETGLHIRRSGLPFIRYITSTKVKKEMSLFLGISIGVTVLVMFLFFRSFTPVIVALMMIGILIVWVTGTLGLIGYKITILTGLLPPILVVIGIPNSIYLINKFHQEYSHHQNKIKAITRMIKKIGFVTLITNTTTAIGFMVLIFTGIQGMMEFGIVAGINIFATFVISVTYIPAVLSYLPDPTTKQLKHLEFTPTGKLINGIDQVVTTKRTWVYATTFVIVIASIVGLMKVKSNSYMVDDLPEGFSVRQDLAFFEDNFSGVMPLEIIVDTGSKKGYRRKGTFEKIEEISDFVSSIDEVSPAISMATFLKAANQAYNGGDTIDYRLPSKMELATINKYFKNSGENGGSDLSKNFVDSTGRYLRISMRMADIGSIKMDSLIDTKIRPGLDEITEDSRLSAAITGTTRVFIKGNDFLIENLKNSMFLAFFLIAIIMGLLFGNLRMILISLIPNMIPLLITAGIMGYLDIPLKPSTALVFSIAFGISVDDSIHFLAKYRQELVMHRYNPINAIHISIRETGTSMFYTSIVLFFGFVIFTASDFGGTVALGLLTSITLLIAMLTNLVLLPCLLYTFEVRRQQMRFTPIFEVVEDFYLEDEDEEIDLNQIRAEKRRDNE, from the coding sequence ATGTGGACAAAATTTACAAGAGTCGTTCTCCGAAATCGCTTATTTATTATCATTTCTCTCTTGCTGTTTACCGTTTTTATGGGATGGCAAGGGCGAAAGGCTGAAATGTCCTATGAATTCTTACGTATCATTCCCGATACAGATCCCGAAATGGTTTATTACAACCAATTTTTGGAAACATTTGGAGAGGATGCCAATGCATTGATTTTAGGTTTCGAAGACGATAAGATCTTTGAGTTTGAGAATTACAAAGCTTTTGAAGGCTTTACTAAAAAGGTTGAAGGGATTAGTGGTGTTAACAGTGTTATTAGTGTAGCCAACCTTCCACAATTAGTAGTAAACAGAGACGAAAAGAAATTTGAACTGAAGCCTGTCTTTGACAAGTCGCCTCAGTCGCAAGCTGAATTGGATAGTTTGAGAGGACTGTTCAGCCAGCAAAAGTTTTATGAGAATAAAGTATTTAATGCCGAAACGGGGGCTTCATTAGTCGTTATAGCTTTTGAGAGTGACTACCTGAACTCTGAAAAACGATTCCCGATGATGGATGAGATTTTTCAGGAATGTGATCGTTTTGAAGAAGAAACAGGATTACACATTCGCAGGTCGGGATTGCCTTTTATCCGCTATATCACATCTACGAAGGTGAAGAAAGAGATGAGCCTTTTCTTGGGTATCTCAATCGGTGTTACTGTACTAGTAATGTTCCTATTCTTCCGATCATTTACACCTGTGATCGTGGCACTAATGATGATCGGTATTCTGATCGTTTGGGTGACAGGAACATTAGGGCTCATAGGCTATAAAATTACGATTCTGACAGGATTGCTACCACCAATATTGGTGGTCATAGGTATACCAAACAGTATTTATCTGATCAATAAATTCCATCAAGAATACAGTCACCATCAGAATAAGATCAAGGCGATTACAAGAATGATTAAGAAAATCGGTTTTGTAACGCTAATTACCAATACAACAACGGCTATTGGTTTTATGGTATTGATCTTCACAGGTATTCAAGGAATGATGGAGTTCGGTATTGTAGCAGGGATTAACATCTTCGCTACTTTCGTGATCAGTGTGACTTACATTCCTGCAGTGCTTTCATATTTGCCAGACCCAACGACAAAGCAGCTAAAGCACTTAGAATTTACACCTACTGGTAAGTTAATCAATGGTATTGACCAAGTAGTAACAACCAAAAGGACTTGGGTATACGCTACCACTTTTGTGATTGTAATCGCAAGTATTGTAGGACTGATGAAAGTGAAATCTAATTCTTACATGGTAGATGACCTTCCAGAAGGTTTTAGTGTAAGACAAGATTTGGCATTTTTTGAAGATAATTTTAGTGGTGTAATGCCATTAGAAATTATAGTAGATACAGGCAGTAAGAAAGGGTATAGAAGAAAAGGTACTTTTGAAAAAATAGAGGAGATAAGTGATTTTGTATCTTCTATTGACGAGGTTTCACCTGCTATTTCTATGGCTACTTTCTTAAAAGCAGCCAATCAAGCTTATAACGGAGGAGATACGATAGATTATCGATTGCCTTCAAAAATGGAGTTAGCAACAATCAATAAATACTTCAAGAATTCTGGTGAAAATGGCGGTTCTGACCTGTCTAAAAACTTTGTAGATTCAACAGGACGTTATTTGAGAATATCAATGCGTATGGCTGATATTGGTTCTATCAAGATGGATTCATTGATTGATACGAAAATTAGGCCTGGGCTTGATGAAATTACTGAGGATTCTCGTTTGAGTGCCGCTATTACAGGTACGACAAGAGTATTTATCAAGGGTAATGATTTCTTGATTGAGAATTTGAAGAACAGTATGTTCTTAGCATTCTTCTTGATTGCGATAATCATGGGACTTCTTTTTGGGAATTTGAGAATGATCTTGATTTCTTTGATTCCTAATATGATTCCGCTCTTGATTACGGCAGGGATTATGGGCTATCTTGATATCCCTTTAAAGCCAAGTACTGCACTTGTATTTAGTATTGCATTTGGTATATCTGTAGATGACTCTATTCACTTCTTGGCGAAATACAGACAAGAATTGGTAATGCACCGATACAATCCTATAAATGCAATTCATATCAGTATCAGAGAAACAGGTACGAGTATGTTCTATACTTCTATTGTACTGTTCTTTGGTTTCGTGATTTTCACAGCATCTGATTTTGGTGGTACAGTAGCTTTAGGTCTTTTGACTTCTATTACACTGCTGATTGCCATGTTGACCAACTTAGTTCTTCTTCCTTGTTTGCTTTATACTTTTGAAGTAAGAAGGCAACAAATGAGGTTTACACCAATTTTTGAGGTAGTAGAAGATTTCTATTTGGAAGACGAAGACGAGGAAATAGACCTCAATCAGATTCGTGCAGAAAAAAGAAGAGATAATGAGTAA
- the ribH gene encoding 6,7-dimethyl-8-ribityllumazine synthase: MASSLKNLSEYVKNKDIDISNKRFAIVVSDYYTDITESLFNGVVETLLKEGAKEENIFKEYAPGTYELTLASQYMAQLDEVDAVICLGCVIQGETKHFDFICHAVAQGLTNVSLKYDKPVIFGVLTPNTMQQALDRAGGKHGNKGVEAAMAAVKMLGFNQ; this comes from the coding sequence ATGGCATCATCACTGAAAAACTTAAGCGAGTACGTAAAAAATAAAGATATTGATATTTCGAACAAGCGTTTTGCGATTGTAGTGTCTGATTATTACACTGACATCACAGAATCATTGTTCAATGGTGTAGTTGAAACTTTACTAAAAGAAGGTGCAAAAGAAGAAAATATCTTCAAAGAGTATGCTCCTGGTACTTATGAGTTGACTTTGGCTTCTCAGTATATGGCACAACTTGACGAGGTAGATGCAGTAATCTGCTTAGGTTGTGTGATTCAAGGAGAAACAAAACACTTTGACTTTATCTGTCATGCTGTAGCACAAGGCTTAACCAATGTTTCTTTGAAATATGATAAACCTGTGATTTTTGGAGTTCTTACACCAAACACAATGCAACAAGCATTGGATCGTGCAGGAGGAAAGCATGGTAACAAAGGTGTTGAAGCAGCAATGGCAGCCGTAAAAATGCTAGGCTTTAATCAATAA
- a CDS encoding alpha/beta hydrolase, protein MQQKEISYNTPDGQAFYAYQWSPEQKPKAVLCLVHGFGEHIHRYEHVAKFFVDHQIALVGFDLRGHGRTEGKRGIVSSYDQLMDDISFFIQQVKNEFPDSSYILYGHSMGGNLALNYLLAKSNEFEGAIITSPWLSLASPPPSFVVSIAKFIGSIFPNFTVQSKLDEEGLSRDLTVAQAYKADPYVHGVMGTQLFTGVSATGKSIIEKGANFSLPMLLMHGNHDTVTSHKSSQQLADKANENLLFKEWDEARHELHNETNQEEVMNYMLQWVEENILVKKA, encoded by the coding sequence ATGCAGCAAAAAGAAATCTCATACAATACTCCAGATGGACAGGCCTTTTATGCTTACCAATGGAGCCCCGAACAGAAACCCAAAGCTGTTCTTTGCTTGGTACATGGTTTTGGAGAACACATCCATCGTTACGAACACGTGGCCAAGTTTTTTGTAGACCATCAAATTGCACTTGTAGGTTTTGACCTTAGAGGGCATGGACGTACTGAAGGTAAAAGAGGGATAGTCAGTTCATACGATCAATTAATGGATGATATTTCATTTTTTATTCAGCAGGTAAAAAATGAATTCCCAGACTCATCTTATATTTTGTACGGACACAGTATGGGTGGTAACCTTGCATTGAATTATTTATTGGCAAAATCAAACGAATTTGAAGGGGCTATTATCACGAGTCCTTGGCTAAGCCTTGCTAGCCCGCCCCCTTCTTTTGTTGTTTCTATCGCAAAATTTATAGGTAGTATTTTCCCTAACTTCACTGTGCAAAGTAAATTAGACGAAGAAGGTTTGTCTCGTGATTTAACGGTAGCTCAAGCCTACAAAGCTGACCCTTATGTACATGGCGTAATGGGTACTCAATTATTCACAGGAGTATCTGCTACAGGAAAATCTATAATAGAAAAAGGAGCTAATTTCTCCCTTCCCATGCTTCTTATGCATGGAAATCATGATACCGTAACATCTCACAAATCATCTCAGCAGTTAGCAGATAAAGCAAATGAAAATCTTCTATTCAAAGAATGGGATGAAGCAAGGCATGAACTTCACAATGAAACGAACCAAGAAGAAGTGATGAATTATATGCTTCAGTGGGTTGAAGAGAACATTTTAGTGAAAAAAGCATAG
- a CDS encoding deoxynucleoside kinase: MKLIAVEANIGVGKSTLLPKLADEIGFTPIKEDVDDPMFTKLLKDFTDNPHDTEKRLTFQKYITETRAKLLNNIPEGNYLIERSLFSDLIFSQVNMLGMERPDGKYLSYYYDIIDALKDYPQVDAIVYLQADPKVSYERLLRRGRNAEAGTPFEYILDLHNYHEAALPQICRTYNTPLIRIDWNNFGSARDIADRLKNQDII, translated from the coding sequence ATGAAATTAATAGCTGTTGAAGCGAATATAGGGGTAGGAAAAAGCACACTTCTACCGAAACTAGCAGATGAAATTGGTTTTACTCCAATTAAAGAAGATGTTGATGACCCAATGTTTACCAAGCTTCTGAAAGATTTTACAGACAATCCTCATGATACTGAGAAACGTCTTACCTTTCAAAAATACATTACAGAAACCAGAGCTAAGTTACTTAACAATATTCCTGAAGGAAATTATCTGATTGAGCGTTCGCTATTTTCAGACCTCATTTTCTCTCAAGTGAATATGTTGGGTATGGAACGCCCTGATGGAAAGTATTTGAGCTACTACTACGACATCATTGACGCTTTGAAGGATTACCCTCAAGTAGATGCTATTGTATATTTGCAAGCAGACCCTAAAGTGAGTTATGAACGCTTGCTTAGAAGAGGTAGAAATGCTGAGGCTGGTACTCCATTTGAGTATATCTTGGACCTTCATAATTATCATGAAGCAGCTTTACCTCAAATCTGTAGAACGTATAACACTCCGCTTATTCGTATAGACTGGAATAACTTTGGTAGTGCAAGAGACATTGCTGATAGATTGAAAAACCAAGATATCATCTAA